In the genome of bacterium, the window AATGGGGTCGCGGCGATCTTCATCGACACGAACGCCTCGCCCAAGCAGCGCGATGCCTTGGGCAAGATCGTCTCCGGGCAGGCGGGTGGACTCCCATGGACGATCTTCGCCTCGACGTGGGGACACGTTCTCGGCCCGCACCCGGCGAACATCACCGTCAAACTCGCCGGGAAGAACACTGAGTTCTACGTCGACGATCAGCTGAAGATCGTCTTCGCCCCGATCCGCAACCCCGTGACCAAAGCTGAAGTCCTTCCGAAGGTGATGCTGGCCCAGGGATTCGTCGCCAACGAACTCGACCAATATTCGCTCAAGGAGTTCTGGGTGCGCGCGAGCCCGGAGCTCCAGTTTGCGCATCCGGGAAAGTGCGGCGAGCTGGCCAAGATCACGTGGCGGGGGCCGTAGACCGACGCCGCAGGTTGACGGTTTCAACTCGAGGGCTCCAGGCTGACGTTGCCGATGCGCACCACGTTTCTTTGGCTGACCGCGTCGATGTGCAATCATATGCGACGGAGAGCATAGGCCCAGGGCGATAGATAACCGCGAGCGTGTCGAAGCCGAGCGGAATCACAAACGCCGCAATCGCAAGCGCCAATGGCATGGGCTTCCAGGCGTTTGACAAAAGCCAAAGTAGGACCTGTGCAGACGCCGCCCGCCGCACGTTTCTGCGTCTTCATGCGAAAGGACCAATTTCCAGCGGACCCAACGACACGGGGGATTGAGAAGACGGAGGTCGACCCGGGTCTGGCCTGCGTTGGGGATGAACGTAACGACGAGAATTTTCACCAACTTTAGGGACACCTCGGAGGTCTCACGCTTAAAGAGAGAGGTTAGCCCCTGGAGGTAAAGTCTGAGACTGGGGGTCTATCCTCTTGGTCTTGGCCGGGCTTAAGTTTAAGATTCGCCCACGACACAGGTCAATCGCCAAGCGGCGCAGATTGCTTGAGGTGATTGCCATGACGTGGAAACGATGGATGTTCCTGGTGGCCTCGGTGGGGTTCATCGGGACCATCGGGCACCTGGCCCGGGTCGACGTGTACGCCGCACGCCTGGACACTGAGCGATTCACGTATCATGTGACTCCGGCCTCCGCGCCGGTGGCTCTGGGGTTTGGGGAACTGATCTACCTCACCCACCCCGAAGACATTGTGGAGGCCATCCACTACGCTGAACAGGTGCCGTCGTTCGGCAACGAAGCCCTGGCGCGGGCTTACGGGGGGCATGGGGCGGTGCCGGAGAACGTGGCGCGGGTGGCCACGGCCGATCTGGTGCATCAATGGTACGTCGAATGGGTGCGCCGGGGACGCCCCGAGGACCTCCTGGTGTTCATCCGGGATCGGTATGCGCCGTTGTTGGCGGAGAACGATCCAACGCATTTGAATCAGGCGTGGTTGCCCAACGTGACGCGATACCTGCGTGCTCATTACCAGTACCTGCCAGCCCTCTCCTCGGGGGTGATGCCGTTCGCAAGCGTCTGCGCCGTGCAGTAGGAAGTTTCCAGCGGCGAGGGGGCTTGATCGCTACGGCCAGGCGAGGTCGGCGCT includes:
- a CDS encoding DUF1326 domain-containing protein, which encodes MAPTSWHINGDSVLACNCDYGCPCNFNARPTMGFCQGAVGFKVADGAYGSVRLDGLTAAVAVKWPGAIHEGNGVAAIFIDTNASPKQRDALGKIVSGQAGGLPWTIFASTWGHVLGPHPANITVKLAGKNTEFYVDDQLKIVFAPIRNPVTKAEVLPKVMLAQGFVANELDQYSLKEFWVRASPELQFAHPGKCGELAKITWRGP